One part of the Pueribacillus theae genome encodes these proteins:
- a CDS encoding acyl-CoA dehydrogenase family protein — protein MNLEKTTGTPKSETIEMPDTKGMNFFETDPNLQFLLNMYLPKEDLNKALPHLKELGEIAGDELDQLSRDADRYTPELMNYNHKGGRVDEVKYHPSYTRMEEIGFEQFGFAAMSNRPGVFGWPTPFTKVLKYSFWYLFAQSEFGLCCPMNMTDSAARILDQYASPEMKEKYFPLLTSTNKEERWSAAQFMTEKQGGSDVGANTLTAKKVGDHWELWGDKWFCSNVSADLALALARPEGAPEGTKGLAMFLVPKTLENGEHNRYRINRLKDKLGTRDMASGEITFEGAVAYVVGELNTGFKQMMSMVNSSRLSNAVRSAAMMRRSYLEAAVTAKGRQAFGKTLIDLPLMRENIFEQMLDAEAAASMIFYTSAVYDKADSGSEEYQTLLRVMTPLLKGYICKRARYITAESMEIRGGNGYIEDWVNPKLVRDAHLGSIWEGTTNIIALDIIRAFNKDNADVAFLNDLDRRLSDLKNSKVQEAAGILRSTIDTFRKQVDIIKREKTAEQEIAARRFMDKMFHICAASVLLTEADYQLSKENSYRKLFLFIHYYQRYLLKPEDTFTFDKSLNEWLDEVMDWEIIPFNAIEEILEEIK, from the coding sequence TTGAACCTTGAAAAAACGACAGGAACTCCTAAATCTGAAACTATTGAAATGCCTGATACGAAAGGTATGAATTTTTTTGAAACCGATCCTAACTTACAATTTCTTTTAAATATGTATTTGCCTAAAGAGGACTTGAACAAAGCTTTGCCACATTTGAAGGAATTGGGAGAGATTGCAGGTGATGAACTTGACCAACTTTCTCGCGATGCCGATCGTTATACCCCCGAGTTAATGAATTATAATCACAAAGGCGGGCGGGTTGACGAAGTGAAATACCATCCTTCCTATACTCGCATGGAGGAGATTGGCTTTGAACAATTTGGCTTTGCGGCGATGTCAAATCGTCCGGGTGTGTTTGGATGGCCAACACCTTTTACGAAAGTTTTAAAATATTCATTTTGGTATTTGTTTGCGCAATCAGAATTTGGGCTTTGCTGTCCGATGAATATGACAGATTCTGCAGCTCGCATTTTGGACCAATACGCTAGCCCGGAAATGAAAGAAAAGTATTTTCCGCTTTTAACAAGCACGAATAAGGAAGAGCGCTGGTCAGCTGCCCAATTTATGACAGAAAAGCAAGGCGGATCAGACGTTGGTGCAAATACGCTAACAGCTAAAAAAGTAGGCGATCATTGGGAACTGTGGGGAGATAAATGGTTCTGTTCAAATGTTTCTGCGGATCTTGCATTGGCGTTAGCACGTCCTGAAGGAGCTCCAGAAGGGACGAAAGGATTGGCAATGTTTCTCGTTCCAAAAACATTGGAAAATGGCGAACATAACCGTTACCGCATTAATCGATTAAAAGATAAATTAGGAACAAGAGATATGGCATCAGGCGAAATTACATTTGAAGGTGCAGTGGCGTATGTGGTTGGAGAGTTGAATACCGGCTTTAAACAAATGATGTCAATGGTTAACTCATCAAGACTTTCAAATGCGGTTCGTTCTGCAGCCATGATGAGAAGAAGCTATTTAGAAGCAGCTGTTACCGCCAAAGGAAGACAAGCTTTCGGCAAAACGCTGATTGATTTGCCATTAATGAGAGAGAACATTTTTGAACAGATGCTGGATGCTGAAGCGGCTGCATCGATGATTTTCTATACGTCTGCTGTTTATGATAAAGCAGATAGCGGAAGCGAAGAGTATCAAACATTGCTTAGAGTCATGACGCCTCTGTTAAAAGGTTACATTTGCAAACGAGCAAGGTACATCACTGCCGAATCGATGGAAATCCGCGGTGGAAATGGCTATATTGAGGACTGGGTGAATCCGAAGCTTGTCCGAGATGCCCATTTGGGCTCAATTTGGGAAGGAACAACAAACATCATTGCTCTTGATATTATTCGTGCCTTTAACAAAGACAATGCAGATGTAGCATTTTTAAACGATTTGGACAGAAGGCTTTCTGATTTGAAGAATAGCAAGGTTCAAGAGGCGGCCGGCATTTTACGCTCGACGATCGATACATTTAGAAAGCAAGTCGACATCATCAAGCGTGAAAAAACTGCAGAACAAGAAATAGCAGCTAGAAGATTCATGGACAAAATGTTCCATATTTGTGCTGCAAGTGTATTGTTGACAGAAGCTGACTATCAACTTTCGAAAGAAAACAGCTACCGTAAATTATTTTTGTTTATTCATTATTATCAAAGGTATTTACTGAAACCGGAAGATACTTTTACTTTTGATAAGTCGTTGAATGAATGGTTGGATGAAGTAATGGATTGGGAGATTATCCCTTTTAATGCAATTGAGGAAATCTTAGAAGAAATAAAATAA
- a CDS encoding IclR family transcriptional regulator, with protein MDTKISTTVQRAIKILNYLRDTSGPRGIKEISESLNLSPPVTHRLLTTLKMDGLVIQDLTSKKYSLGTVFIDYANKLICDIPIIIDSQLIKLRDATQETVGFYMLSGLTRVCVIEHESQQEISRKTKIGNRIPLHLGASGRVILAFLDKDLQEKVLSLLPDDEQKLLIQKLEVISETKYSINEEELTKNVAALAAPVFGGKGKIIGAISISGPFFRWNKKAMERHIPLLLETTEAISKSLY; from the coding sequence ATGGACACAAAAATATCAACAACGGTGCAACGCGCAATTAAAATTTTAAATTATTTAAGAGACACCTCTGGTCCGAGGGGAATAAAAGAAATTAGTGAAAGCCTGAATCTTTCACCCCCTGTTACACATCGTCTCCTGACGACATTAAAAATGGACGGATTGGTAATCCAGGATTTAACTTCTAAAAAGTATTCACTCGGTACCGTTTTTATCGATTATGCAAATAAATTAATTTGTGATATACCGATTATTATCGATTCCCAACTAATCAAATTAAGAGATGCGACACAGGAAACAGTTGGATTTTATATGCTAAGCGGGCTGACCCGGGTGTGTGTCATTGAACATGAAAGCCAACAGGAAATCAGCAGAAAAACGAAAATTGGAAATCGCATTCCCCTTCACCTTGGGGCAAGCGGGAGAGTTATCCTCGCATTCCTAGATAAAGATTTGCAAGAAAAAGTTTTATCTCTTCTTCCAGACGATGAGCAAAAACTGCTTATTCAAAAGCTTGAGGTGATCTCCGAAACAAAATATTCAATAAATGAAGAAGAACTAACAAAAAACGTTGCAGCATTAGCCGCTCCGGTTTTCGGAGGGAAAGGAAAAATCATTGGCGCCATTTCAATTTCAGGGCCTTTTTTCAGATGGAATAAAAAAGCGATGGAAAGGCATATCCCGTTGTTATTGGAGACTACTGAAGCGATCTCAAAATCACTTTATTAA
- a CDS encoding enoyl-CoA hydratase/isomerase family protein, which yields MEFQSLLTEKKGGTYIIRLNEPSKRNALIMEMRLELQKALEYAEQNDEIKCIILTGEGKAFSAGGDLTALKELTPLQGRERLQASQPLILKMLEIEKPIIAAVNGAAAGAGFSLTLLCDLIIAADNAFFVQSFVNVGLIPDFAALHFLPILIGHQRAKELMFMGERITAEEAKELGFVNRVVPADRLLEEAESFAEKMSKKAPVSIGMAKKIMNQHLNRDLRVLLEMEAQGQGIAFNTEDFKEGVQAFFEKREPEFKGK from the coding sequence ATGGAATTTCAATCGTTATTGACAGAGAAAAAAGGCGGTACATATATCATCCGCTTGAATGAACCAAGCAAAAGAAATGCGTTGATTATGGAAATGAGGCTTGAACTGCAAAAAGCTTTGGAATATGCCGAGCAAAATGATGAGATCAAGTGCATCATTCTAACTGGTGAAGGAAAAGCTTTTTCAGCAGGCGGGGATTTAACGGCACTTAAAGAACTGACACCGCTTCAAGGCAGAGAGAGGCTTCAAGCGTCGCAGCCGCTCATCTTAAAAATGCTTGAAATCGAGAAGCCGATTATTGCTGCCGTGAATGGTGCAGCTGCGGGGGCTGGCTTTAGTTTAACTTTATTGTGCGATTTAATTATCGCAGCTGACAATGCATTTTTCGTACAAAGCTTCGTGAATGTCGGGTTGATTCCTGACTTTGCGGCACTTCATTTTCTTCCTATACTCATTGGGCATCAAAGGGCGAAGGAATTAATGTTTATGGGTGAACGAATCACTGCAGAAGAGGCAAAGGAACTAGGTTTTGTAAATCGCGTAGTTCCGGCTGATCGTTTGCTTGAAGAAGCGGAATCATTCGCTGAAAAAATGTCTAAAAAAGCGCCGGTTTCGATTGGCATGGCGAAAAAAATCATGAACCAGCATTTAAACCGTGATTTACGGGTGCTCTTGGAAATGGAAGCGCAAGGACAAGGCATTGCGTTTAATACAGAAGACTTTAAAGAAGGTGTGCAAGCATTTTTCGAAAAAAGAGAGCCGGAGTTTAAAGGCAAGTAA
- a CDS encoding citryl-CoA lyase, with protein sequence MEFKTSIGKSTPDKIYVHGYDLTEDLIGKITLADMAFLGAKHRKPTENESKMLNAILVAICEHGFTPSSISTRLTYLGAPEAVQAAVAAGLLGAGTVYLGAMEYVAEMLQKAFKKHGEDKEIQELASIVIKERKENGLQLPGFGHPMHKPEDPRTTKLFEIAKELGFFGKNSKLLKEIHRQFCESKGKTVTLNAVGAIGAIMSDMALDYKVVKSFAVASRAVGLVGHIVEEIEYGRKESIGQQIYDYVERNTDYTG encoded by the coding sequence ATGGAATTCAAAACTAGCATTGGAAAGTCAACACCAGATAAAATTTATGTGCATGGCTATGATTTGACAGAGGATTTAATTGGAAAAATTACGTTAGCCGATATGGCATTTTTAGGTGCAAAGCACAGAAAGCCAACTGAAAATGAATCAAAAATGTTAAATGCCATTTTAGTTGCGATTTGTGAACACGGTTTTACACCGAGCTCCATCTCGACAAGATTAACATATCTCGGTGCGCCGGAAGCTGTGCAAGCTGCAGTTGCTGCAGGATTATTAGGTGCTGGAACAGTTTATCTCGGTGCGATGGAATATGTTGCGGAAATGCTTCAAAAGGCTTTCAAAAAACATGGTGAAGATAAAGAAATTCAAGAACTTGCCTCTATTGTTATTAAAGAAAGAAAAGAAAACGGCCTTCAGCTGCCAGGCTTTGGCCATCCAATGCACAAGCCGGAAGATCCAAGGACAACAAAATTATTTGAGATTGCTAAGGAGTTAGGGTTTTTCGGTAAAAATTCGAAGCTTCTAAAAGAAATCCACCGGCAATTTTGCGAATCGAAAGGAAAAACGGTCACATTGAATGCTGTTGGTGCAATCGGTGCGATCATGTCGGATATGGCATTAGATTATAAAGTCGTAAAGTCATTTGCTGTTGCTTCGCGTGCGGTTGGATTAGTTGGCCATATCGTAGAAGAAATCGAATACGGAAGAAAAGAAAGCATTGGCCAGCAAATCTATGATTATGTAGAAAGAAATACGGATTATACTGGTTGA
- a CDS encoding TAXI family TRAP transporter solute-binding subunit, translating to MAKKLFLSIITVIFLLALAACGSDSGDQKASTENNKEEKTGGEASLDKVAVSVYDVGSSGYAEFSAVANALTQEYGMQIRLLPSGNGVGRMTPLRDGTATFGRLGDEYQFAFEGTEEFAANSWGPQNMTVIWPSMTHINGVVLKESGIEKPADLKGKKVPHITAGASINVKTEGFLAAGGLTWDDVKAVEITSYAAQADALKQGQIDVAFMLPGAAALLEVEQAKGIQWMTLPDDVNSDEWKAIQEAAPWLVPEKWGVGAGLSEGPQTFMAYPYPLVSYADVDEDIVYELMTRIHDTFDSYKDATSGTQQWGIDKINTTPLGVPFHDGAVKFFKEHDLWDDEKEEQNNALKERQKKLAEAWETVIDEASEKGISESDFPDFWFERKAELVK from the coding sequence ATCAAAAAGCAAGTACAGAAAACAATAAAGAAGAGAAAACTGGAGGCGAAGCATCCCTAGATAAAGTCGCAGTAAGCGTGTACGATGTTGGCTCTTCAGGTTATGCAGAATTTTCGGCGGTTGCCAACGCACTCACTCAGGAATATGGCATGCAAATCCGCTTGCTTCCTTCAGGGAATGGGGTAGGGAGAATGACGCCACTTAGGGATGGAACAGCAACCTTTGGCCGCTTAGGTGACGAATACCAATTTGCATTTGAAGGAACAGAAGAATTTGCCGCAAATTCATGGGGACCACAAAATATGACAGTCATTTGGCCTTCGATGACACATATTAATGGTGTTGTATTAAAAGAATCAGGCATCGAAAAACCAGCAGATTTAAAAGGGAAAAAAGTTCCTCATATTACAGCTGGAGCATCTATTAACGTAAAAACCGAAGGATTTCTAGCTGCAGGCGGGCTTACTTGGGATGATGTGAAGGCCGTAGAAATTACGAGCTACGCTGCACAAGCAGATGCTTTGAAGCAAGGGCAAATTGATGTCGCTTTCATGTTGCCTGGTGCAGCAGCACTTCTTGAAGTGGAGCAAGCAAAAGGCATTCAATGGATGACTCTTCCTGATGATGTGAACTCAGATGAATGGAAAGCGATTCAAGAAGCAGCTCCGTGGCTTGTCCCTGAAAAGTGGGGAGTTGGTGCCGGCTTGAGCGAAGGACCGCAAACATTTATGGCGTATCCTTATCCATTAGTTTCGTATGCAGATGTTGATGAAGACATCGTTTATGAATTGATGACGAGAATTCACGATACCTTTGACAGTTATAAAGATGCTACATCAGGAACACAGCAATGGGGAATTGATAAAATTAATACAACTCCGCTTGGTGTCCCATTCCATGACGGTGCTGTGAAGTTCTTTAAAGAACATGACCTTTGGGATGATGAAAAAGAAGAACAAAATAATGCATTAAAAGAAAGGCAAAAGAAATTGGCTGAGGCATGGGAAACCGTCATTGATGAAGCAAGTGAAAAGGGAATTTCTGAAAGTGATTTCCCTGACTTTTGGTTCGAAAGAAAGGCAGAGCTTGTAAAGTAA